One genomic window of Dunckerocampus dactyliophorus isolate RoL2022-P2 chromosome 7, RoL_Ddac_1.1, whole genome shotgun sequence includes the following:
- the gramd1a gene encoding protein Aster-A isoform X3: protein MFDTASNSPRSTPGSSPSLRRRVLGGSRASESEGGGEKSSSGGGGGGGSDSPLPSVPSASSLTSAYPLASRHFRSNAKKMQSWYNVLSPTYKQRNEDFRKIFKKLPDTERLIVDYSCALQKDILLQGRLYLSENWLCFYSNIFRWETTITILLKDVTSMTKEKTAKLIPNAIQISTDNEKHFFTSFGARDRSFMMIFRLWQNALMDKSLSPKELWHIVHQCYGTELGLTSEDDDYVSPTAEHMNGLLPGEESVSVTDLLDLSSVSVPSSGSSPPPLVPCSQASSPSATAAVGCSPPTSASCLPIEVPTSSGRRLSSDHSPPSSHGSLPTTAAPANASASSNLEEGGESLSELANHMLPLPNTSLGNLSSLDITNDEDLPTDPSNSSDTQEESEVESFCANLNGRLHINSAVRMSVDKLHDLLFSADTHFIQHLFSQRHFTELTVGEWQQEASSGNTNRVLSYTIALNNPLGPKTAPVVETQTLHKSSAQGECYVVDSEVITSGIPYQDYFYTVHRYCLTAISKHKSRLRVSSDICYRKQPWSLVKAVIEKNTWSGIEEYYRHMESEVRKLETLLQSEVSVVTTGNTTSAADTAKTPPTLRRRKRTCSRRQGERERDGGGLGAADRGDRGVGEDRDRREAGAQYMKLGERARGGAQSSISTILLIVSFILVVLVALNMLLFYKLYALERAAHTLETWHSYSLTDSPLPQTAGEWAQVLQLQRQFHQAQLSKWQQILQSSVALLDQMKQSLEKLHQGIAVPGVHQDQPDPDPFAETPTDG from the exons ATGTTCGA CACCGCCAGTAATTCTCCACGCAGCACGCCGGGCAGCTCACCCTCCCTGCGGCGCCGAGTGCTGGGGGGCAGTAGGGCCAGCGAGAGTGAGGGAGGTGGGGAGAAGAGCAGCAgcggaggaggaggcggcgggggctcggacAGCCCCCTGCCGTCCGTACCGTCGGCATCCTCCCTCACATCGGCCTACCCGCTCGCTTCCAGACATTTCAGGAGCAATGCCAAG AAAATGCAAAGCTGGTACAAT GTTCTCAGTCCCACGTACAAGCAGCGGAACGAGGACTTTCGTAAAATCTTCAAGAAGCTCCCAGACACGGAGCGTCTCATTGTGG ACTACTCGTGTGCTCTGCAGAAGGACATCCTGCTTCAGGGCCGCCTTTATCTATCCGAGAACTGGCTGTGTTTCTACAGCAACATCTTCCGTTGGGAAACCACT ATCACTATCCTGCTGAAAGACGTGACCTCTATGACCAAGGAGAAGACTGCCAAGCTCATTCCGAATGCCATCCAGATCAGCACAGACAATGAGAAG CACTTCTTCACATCGTTTGGGGCGCGGGATCGCAGCTTCATGATGATCTTCCGCCTGTGGCAGAACGCACTGATGGACAAG TCCTTGTCCCCCAAGGAGTTGTGGCACATCGTGCACCAGTGTTACGGCACCGAGCTCGGCCTCACCAGTGAAGATGACGACTACGTTTCCCCAACGGCCGAGCACATGAACGGCCTTCT GCCAGGGGAAGAGTCCGTGTCTGTCACTGATCTTCTAGACTTGAGCTCGGTGTCCGTTCCTTCTTCGGGCAGCTCCCCTCCGCCGCTGGTGCCCTGCAGTCAGGCCAGCTCCCCCTCTGCCACCGCCGCGGTCGGCTGTTCTCCCCCAACCTCGGCCTCCTGCTTGCCCATAGAGGTACCCACGTCGTCGGGCCGCAGGCTAAGCTCGGATCACAGCCCGCCCAGCTCCCATGGCTCACTTCCGACCACAGCCGCCCCTGCCAATGCCTCGGCTTCCtct AACCTTGAGGAGGGCGGGGAGAGCTTGTCTGAATTGGCCAACCACATGCTGCCCTTGCCAAACACCAGCCTGGGGAACCTCTCGTCATTGGACATCACCAATGATGAGGACCTGCCCACGGACCCGAGCAACTCGTCTGACACGCAGGAAGAGA GTGAGGTGGAGTCGTTCTGTGCCAACCTGAACGGGCGGCTGCACATCAACTCCGCCGTGCGAATGAGTGTGGACAAGCTGCACGACCTGCTCTTCTCTGCCGACACACACTTCATCCAGCACCTCTTCTCCCAGCGACACTTCAccg AACTGACGGTGGGCGAGTGGCAGCAGGAAGCCAGCAGCGGTAACACCAACCGTGTGCTCAGCTACACCATCGCCCTCAACAACCCCCTCGGCCCCAAGACCGCCCCTGTGGTAGAGACACAG ACACTACACAAAAGCAGCGCTCAGGGTGAGTGCTATGTGGTGGACTCGGAGGTCATCACCTCGGGCATCCCGTACCAGGACTACTTCTACACCGTGCACAGATACTGCCTCACCGCCATCAGCAAGCACAAGAGCAGGCTCAG AGTGTCCTCAGACATCTGCTACAGGAAGCAGCCGTGGAGTTTGGTCAAAGCGGTGATTGAGAAGAACACGTGGAGCGGCATTGAGGAGTACTACCGGCACATGG AGAGCGAGGTACGCAAGCTGGAGACGCTGCTGCAGTCCGAGGTTTCCGTGGTCACCACCGGCAACACCACGAGCGCCGCCGACACCGCCAAGACCCCGCCGACCCTGCGCCGACGCAAACGAACTTGCTCTCGCCGGCAGGGGGAGCGAGAGAGGGACGGAGGCGGCCTGGGCGCCGCTGACCGAGGGGACCGAGGAGTTGGAGAGGACCGCGACCGCAGAGAAGCCG GTGCTCAGTATATGAAGCTGGGAGAGCGTGCACGTGGTGGAGCACAGAGCAGTATATCCACTATCCTACTCATCGTCAGCTTCAT TCTGGTAGTTCTGGTGGCGCTCAACATGCTGCTCTTTTACAAGCTCTACGCTCTGGAGCGAGCGGCCCACACACTGGAGACCTGGCACTCCTACTCACTAACGGACAG TCCTCTGCCGCAGACGGCGGGAGAGTGGGCTCAGGTGCTGCAGCTGCAGAGGCAGTTCCACCAGGCGCAGCTCAGCAAGTGGCAGCAGATTCTGCAGTCGTCCGTGGCTCTTCTTGACCAG ATGAAGCAGTCGCTTGAGAAACTGCACCAAGGCATCGCAGTCCCGGGAGTCCACCAGGACCAGCCTGACCCTGACCCTTTTGCAGAGACACCGACGGACGGTTGA
- the gramd1a gene encoding protein Aster-A isoform X2, with the protein MLLEHHTSPPTRMLMCSVEKVDFNITSRTVARLVFEAEQEHRNGGNSSNGSTASNSPRSTPGSSPSLRRRVLGGSRASESEGGGEKSSSGGGGGGGSDSPLPSVPSASSLTSAYPLASRHFRSNAKKMQSWYNVLSPTYKQRNEDFRKIFKKLPDTERLIVDYSCALQKDILLQGRLYLSENWLCFYSNIFRWETTITILLKDVTSMTKEKTAKLIPNAIQISTDNEKHFFTSFGARDRSFMMIFRLWQNALMDKSLSPKELWHIVHQCYGTELGLTSEDDDYVSPTAEHMNGLLPGEESVSVTDLLDLSSVSVPSSGSSPPPLVPCSQASSPSATAAVGCSPPTSASCLPIEVPTSSGRRLSSDHSPPSSHGSLPTTAAPANASASSNLEEGGESLSELANHMLPLPNTSLGNLSSLDITNDEDLPTDPSNSSDTQEESEVESFCANLNGRLHINSAVRMSVDKLHDLLFSADTHFIQHLFSQRHFTELTVGEWQQEASSGNTNRVLSYTIALNNPLGPKTAPVVETQTLHKSSAQGECYVVDSEVITSGIPYQDYFYTVHRYCLTAISKHKSRLRVSSDICYRKQPWSLVKAVIEKNTWSGIEEYYRHMESEVRKLETLLQSEVSVVTTGNTTSAADTAKTPPTLRRRKRTCSRRQGERERDGGGLGAADRGDRGVGEDRDRREAGAQYMKLGERARGGAQSSISTILLIVSFILVVLVALNMLLFYKLYALERAAHTLETWHSYSLTDSPLPQTAGEWAQVLQLQRQFHQAQLSKWQQILQSSVALLDQMKQSLEKLHQGIAVPGVHQDQPDPDPFAETPTDG; encoded by the exons ATGCTACTTGAGCATCACACCTCACCCCCTACAAGAATGTTGATGTGTTCTGTCGAAAAAGTGGATTTTAACATCACTTCCCGTACCGTCGCTCGGCTCGTCTTCGAGGCCGAGCAAGAGCACAGGAATGGAGGCAACTCGTCCAACGGCAG CACCGCCAGTAATTCTCCACGCAGCACGCCGGGCAGCTCACCCTCCCTGCGGCGCCGAGTGCTGGGGGGCAGTAGGGCCAGCGAGAGTGAGGGAGGTGGGGAGAAGAGCAGCAgcggaggaggaggcggcgggggctcggacAGCCCCCTGCCGTCCGTACCGTCGGCATCCTCCCTCACATCGGCCTACCCGCTCGCTTCCAGACATTTCAGGAGCAATGCCAAG AAAATGCAAAGCTGGTACAAT GTTCTCAGTCCCACGTACAAGCAGCGGAACGAGGACTTTCGTAAAATCTTCAAGAAGCTCCCAGACACGGAGCGTCTCATTGTGG ACTACTCGTGTGCTCTGCAGAAGGACATCCTGCTTCAGGGCCGCCTTTATCTATCCGAGAACTGGCTGTGTTTCTACAGCAACATCTTCCGTTGGGAAACCACT ATCACTATCCTGCTGAAAGACGTGACCTCTATGACCAAGGAGAAGACTGCCAAGCTCATTCCGAATGCCATCCAGATCAGCACAGACAATGAGAAG CACTTCTTCACATCGTTTGGGGCGCGGGATCGCAGCTTCATGATGATCTTCCGCCTGTGGCAGAACGCACTGATGGACAAG TCCTTGTCCCCCAAGGAGTTGTGGCACATCGTGCACCAGTGTTACGGCACCGAGCTCGGCCTCACCAGTGAAGATGACGACTACGTTTCCCCAACGGCCGAGCACATGAACGGCCTTCT GCCAGGGGAAGAGTCCGTGTCTGTCACTGATCTTCTAGACTTGAGCTCGGTGTCCGTTCCTTCTTCGGGCAGCTCCCCTCCGCCGCTGGTGCCCTGCAGTCAGGCCAGCTCCCCCTCTGCCACCGCCGCGGTCGGCTGTTCTCCCCCAACCTCGGCCTCCTGCTTGCCCATAGAGGTACCCACGTCGTCGGGCCGCAGGCTAAGCTCGGATCACAGCCCGCCCAGCTCCCATGGCTCACTTCCGACCACAGCCGCCCCTGCCAATGCCTCGGCTTCCtct AACCTTGAGGAGGGCGGGGAGAGCTTGTCTGAATTGGCCAACCACATGCTGCCCTTGCCAAACACCAGCCTGGGGAACCTCTCGTCATTGGACATCACCAATGATGAGGACCTGCCCACGGACCCGAGCAACTCGTCTGACACGCAGGAAGAGA GTGAGGTGGAGTCGTTCTGTGCCAACCTGAACGGGCGGCTGCACATCAACTCCGCCGTGCGAATGAGTGTGGACAAGCTGCACGACCTGCTCTTCTCTGCCGACACACACTTCATCCAGCACCTCTTCTCCCAGCGACACTTCAccg AACTGACGGTGGGCGAGTGGCAGCAGGAAGCCAGCAGCGGTAACACCAACCGTGTGCTCAGCTACACCATCGCCCTCAACAACCCCCTCGGCCCCAAGACCGCCCCTGTGGTAGAGACACAG ACACTACACAAAAGCAGCGCTCAGGGTGAGTGCTATGTGGTGGACTCGGAGGTCATCACCTCGGGCATCCCGTACCAGGACTACTTCTACACCGTGCACAGATACTGCCTCACCGCCATCAGCAAGCACAAGAGCAGGCTCAG AGTGTCCTCAGACATCTGCTACAGGAAGCAGCCGTGGAGTTTGGTCAAAGCGGTGATTGAGAAGAACACGTGGAGCGGCATTGAGGAGTACTACCGGCACATGG AGAGCGAGGTACGCAAGCTGGAGACGCTGCTGCAGTCCGAGGTTTCCGTGGTCACCACCGGCAACACCACGAGCGCCGCCGACACCGCCAAGACCCCGCCGACCCTGCGCCGACGCAAACGAACTTGCTCTCGCCGGCAGGGGGAGCGAGAGAGGGACGGAGGCGGCCTGGGCGCCGCTGACCGAGGGGACCGAGGAGTTGGAGAGGACCGCGACCGCAGAGAAGCCG GTGCTCAGTATATGAAGCTGGGAGAGCGTGCACGTGGTGGAGCACAGAGCAGTATATCCACTATCCTACTCATCGTCAGCTTCAT TCTGGTAGTTCTGGTGGCGCTCAACATGCTGCTCTTTTACAAGCTCTACGCTCTGGAGCGAGCGGCCCACACACTGGAGACCTGGCACTCCTACTCACTAACGGACAG TCCTCTGCCGCAGACGGCGGGAGAGTGGGCTCAGGTGCTGCAGCTGCAGAGGCAGTTCCACCAGGCGCAGCTCAGCAAGTGGCAGCAGATTCTGCAGTCGTCCGTGGCTCTTCTTGACCAG ATGAAGCAGTCGCTTGAGAAACTGCACCAAGGCATCGCAGTCCCGGGAGTCCACCAGGACCAGCCTGACCCTGACCCTTTTGCAGAGACACCGACGGACGGTTGA
- the scn1ba gene encoding sodium channel, voltage-gated, type I, beta a isoform X3, which produces MCSASTCGGACVEVDSDTEAVANQGFKLGCISCKMRGEVKATASVTWLFKADGDTDFSHLYSYEEQRGEVIDPRFANRLDWKGSKHTDDLQDGSIYITNVTYDDMGTYKCIFNRLLIYSNYVYETNHSKNITIKVVPRVTRGMASILSEVMMYVSIIGLQLWLVVEMIYCYRKISAAGEEALRESALGNNWRRNGFSHPPSSSPSSPRHANKDPRKPH; this is translated from the exons atgtgttcag CGTCGACGTGCGGCGGCGCGTGCGTGGAAGTGGACTCGGACACGGAGGCGGTGGCCAACCAGGGCTTCAAGCTGGGCTGCATCTCCTGCAAGATGAGGGGGGAAGTGAAGGCCACAGCCAGCGTCACCTGGTTGTTCAAGGCCGACGGCGACACCGACTTCTCCCAC CTGTACAGCTACGAGGAGCAGCGGGGTGAGGTGATAGACCCGCGTTTCGCCAACCGTCTGGACTGGAAAGGCAGCAAGCACACGGACGACCTTCAGGACGGCTCCATCTACATCACGAATGTGACGTACGACGACATGGGAACGTACAAGTGCATCTTCAACCGCCTTCTCATCTACTCCAACTACGTCTACGAGACCAACCACAGCAAGAACATCACGATCAAGGTGGTGCCGCGAG tGACGCGGGGTATGGCGTCCATCCTGTCGGAGGTGATGATGTACGTGTCCATCATCGGCTTGCAGTTGTGGTTGGTGGTGGAGATGATCTACTGCTACAGGAAGATCTCCGCGGCTGGCGAGGAGGCGCTGAGAGAGAGCGC CTTGGGAAACAACTGGCGCAGGAACGGATTCTCACATCCACCTTCATCATCGCCATCCTCCCCACGTCACGCCAACAAGGATCCACGAAAGCCCCACTGA
- the gramd1a gene encoding protein Aster-A isoform X1 → MTMSSPVRPEAVTLTQPILVPTLTVLPPSSDTESWSRSPSPRLTRSGRHPRSHRSRTRTKKRNSEDRPPTRRRTETPQIVIEERIRKGTVPHGSLSPSMAASVADQGRYSPSQDHLLPPSQSWSRSPSPSRRSRWSLRSLLGRDSDWDSCSTASNSPRSTPGSSPSLRRRVLGGSRASESEGGGEKSSSGGGGGGGSDSPLPSVPSASSLTSAYPLASRHFRSNAKKMQSWYNVLSPTYKQRNEDFRKIFKKLPDTERLIVDYSCALQKDILLQGRLYLSENWLCFYSNIFRWETTITILLKDVTSMTKEKTAKLIPNAIQISTDNEKHFFTSFGARDRSFMMIFRLWQNALMDKSLSPKELWHIVHQCYGTELGLTSEDDDYVSPTAEHMNGLLPGEESVSVTDLLDLSSVSVPSSGSSPPPLVPCSQASSPSATAAVGCSPPTSASCLPIEVPTSSGRRLSSDHSPPSSHGSLPTTAAPANASASSNLEEGGESLSELANHMLPLPNTSLGNLSSLDITNDEDLPTDPSNSSDTQEESEVESFCANLNGRLHINSAVRMSVDKLHDLLFSADTHFIQHLFSQRHFTELTVGEWQQEASSGNTNRVLSYTIALNNPLGPKTAPVVETQTLHKSSAQGECYVVDSEVITSGIPYQDYFYTVHRYCLTAISKHKSRLRVSSDICYRKQPWSLVKAVIEKNTWSGIEEYYRHMESEVRKLETLLQSEVSVVTTGNTTSAADTAKTPPTLRRRKRTCSRRQGERERDGGGLGAADRGDRGVGEDRDRREAGAQYMKLGERARGGAQSSISTILLIVSFILVVLVALNMLLFYKLYALERAAHTLETWHSYSLTDSPLPQTAGEWAQVLQLQRQFHQAQLSKWQQILQSSVALLDQMKQSLEKLHQGIAVPGVHQDQPDPDPFAETPTDG, encoded by the exons ATGACGATGTCCTCTCCTGTGAGGCCAGAAGCCGTCACTCTGACTCAGCCCATCCTCGTCCCGACGCTGACAGTCTTGCCCCCGTCCTCCGACACGGAGTCCTGGTCCCGCTCGCCGAGCCCGAGGCTGACCCGCTCCGGCCGGCACCCGCGCTCTCACCGCAGCAGGACTCGGACCAAGAAGCGAAACTCGGAAGACCGACCTCCGACGCGCAGGCGGACCGAAACGCCACAGATTGTAATCGAAGAGAGAATCCGCAAGGGAACCGTCCCTCATGGGAGTCTCTCACCTTCCATGGCCGCCTCTGTGGCAGATCAGGGTCGGTACAGCCCCTCGCAAGACCACCTCCTGCCTCCCTCCCAATCCTGGTCTCGTAGCCCTTCTCCCAGCCGGCGCTCCCGCTGGTCCCTTAGGAGCCTGCTCGGCAGAGACTCTGACTGGGACAGCTGCAG CACCGCCAGTAATTCTCCACGCAGCACGCCGGGCAGCTCACCCTCCCTGCGGCGCCGAGTGCTGGGGGGCAGTAGGGCCAGCGAGAGTGAGGGAGGTGGGGAGAAGAGCAGCAgcggaggaggaggcggcgggggctcggacAGCCCCCTGCCGTCCGTACCGTCGGCATCCTCCCTCACATCGGCCTACCCGCTCGCTTCCAGACATTTCAGGAGCAATGCCAAG AAAATGCAAAGCTGGTACAAT GTTCTCAGTCCCACGTACAAGCAGCGGAACGAGGACTTTCGTAAAATCTTCAAGAAGCTCCCAGACACGGAGCGTCTCATTGTGG ACTACTCGTGTGCTCTGCAGAAGGACATCCTGCTTCAGGGCCGCCTTTATCTATCCGAGAACTGGCTGTGTTTCTACAGCAACATCTTCCGTTGGGAAACCACT ATCACTATCCTGCTGAAAGACGTGACCTCTATGACCAAGGAGAAGACTGCCAAGCTCATTCCGAATGCCATCCAGATCAGCACAGACAATGAGAAG CACTTCTTCACATCGTTTGGGGCGCGGGATCGCAGCTTCATGATGATCTTCCGCCTGTGGCAGAACGCACTGATGGACAAG TCCTTGTCCCCCAAGGAGTTGTGGCACATCGTGCACCAGTGTTACGGCACCGAGCTCGGCCTCACCAGTGAAGATGACGACTACGTTTCCCCAACGGCCGAGCACATGAACGGCCTTCT GCCAGGGGAAGAGTCCGTGTCTGTCACTGATCTTCTAGACTTGAGCTCGGTGTCCGTTCCTTCTTCGGGCAGCTCCCCTCCGCCGCTGGTGCCCTGCAGTCAGGCCAGCTCCCCCTCTGCCACCGCCGCGGTCGGCTGTTCTCCCCCAACCTCGGCCTCCTGCTTGCCCATAGAGGTACCCACGTCGTCGGGCCGCAGGCTAAGCTCGGATCACAGCCCGCCCAGCTCCCATGGCTCACTTCCGACCACAGCCGCCCCTGCCAATGCCTCGGCTTCCtct AACCTTGAGGAGGGCGGGGAGAGCTTGTCTGAATTGGCCAACCACATGCTGCCCTTGCCAAACACCAGCCTGGGGAACCTCTCGTCATTGGACATCACCAATGATGAGGACCTGCCCACGGACCCGAGCAACTCGTCTGACACGCAGGAAGAGA GTGAGGTGGAGTCGTTCTGTGCCAACCTGAACGGGCGGCTGCACATCAACTCCGCCGTGCGAATGAGTGTGGACAAGCTGCACGACCTGCTCTTCTCTGCCGACACACACTTCATCCAGCACCTCTTCTCCCAGCGACACTTCAccg AACTGACGGTGGGCGAGTGGCAGCAGGAAGCCAGCAGCGGTAACACCAACCGTGTGCTCAGCTACACCATCGCCCTCAACAACCCCCTCGGCCCCAAGACCGCCCCTGTGGTAGAGACACAG ACACTACACAAAAGCAGCGCTCAGGGTGAGTGCTATGTGGTGGACTCGGAGGTCATCACCTCGGGCATCCCGTACCAGGACTACTTCTACACCGTGCACAGATACTGCCTCACCGCCATCAGCAAGCACAAGAGCAGGCTCAG AGTGTCCTCAGACATCTGCTACAGGAAGCAGCCGTGGAGTTTGGTCAAAGCGGTGATTGAGAAGAACACGTGGAGCGGCATTGAGGAGTACTACCGGCACATGG AGAGCGAGGTACGCAAGCTGGAGACGCTGCTGCAGTCCGAGGTTTCCGTGGTCACCACCGGCAACACCACGAGCGCCGCCGACACCGCCAAGACCCCGCCGACCCTGCGCCGACGCAAACGAACTTGCTCTCGCCGGCAGGGGGAGCGAGAGAGGGACGGAGGCGGCCTGGGCGCCGCTGACCGAGGGGACCGAGGAGTTGGAGAGGACCGCGACCGCAGAGAAGCCG GTGCTCAGTATATGAAGCTGGGAGAGCGTGCACGTGGTGGAGCACAGAGCAGTATATCCACTATCCTACTCATCGTCAGCTTCAT TCTGGTAGTTCTGGTGGCGCTCAACATGCTGCTCTTTTACAAGCTCTACGCTCTGGAGCGAGCGGCCCACACACTGGAGACCTGGCACTCCTACTCACTAACGGACAG TCCTCTGCCGCAGACGGCGGGAGAGTGGGCTCAGGTGCTGCAGCTGCAGAGGCAGTTCCACCAGGCGCAGCTCAGCAAGTGGCAGCAGATTCTGCAGTCGTCCGTGGCTCTTCTTGACCAG ATGAAGCAGTCGCTTGAGAAACTGCACCAAGGCATCGCAGTCCCGGGAGTCCACCAGGACCAGCCTGACCCTGACCCTTTTGCAGAGACACCGACGGACGGTTGA
- the scn1ba gene encoding sodium channel, voltage-gated, type I, beta a isoform X1 codes for MSAVRALPLMLAPLVLLMALQASTCGGACVEVDSDTEAVANQGFKLGCISCKMRGEVKATASVTWLFKADGDTDFSHLYSYEEQRGEVIDPRFANRLDWKGSKHTDDLQDGSIYITNVTYDDMGTYKCIFNRLLIYSNYVYETNHSKNITIKVVPRVTRGMASILSEVMMYVSIIGLQLWLVVEMIYCYRKISAAGEEALRESALGNNWRRNGFSHPPSSSPSSPRHANKDPRKPH; via the exons CGTCGACGTGCGGCGGCGCGTGCGTGGAAGTGGACTCGGACACGGAGGCGGTGGCCAACCAGGGCTTCAAGCTGGGCTGCATCTCCTGCAAGATGAGGGGGGAAGTGAAGGCCACAGCCAGCGTCACCTGGTTGTTCAAGGCCGACGGCGACACCGACTTCTCCCAC CTGTACAGCTACGAGGAGCAGCGGGGTGAGGTGATAGACCCGCGTTTCGCCAACCGTCTGGACTGGAAAGGCAGCAAGCACACGGACGACCTTCAGGACGGCTCCATCTACATCACGAATGTGACGTACGACGACATGGGAACGTACAAGTGCATCTTCAACCGCCTTCTCATCTACTCCAACTACGTCTACGAGACCAACCACAGCAAGAACATCACGATCAAGGTGGTGCCGCGAG tGACGCGGGGTATGGCGTCCATCCTGTCGGAGGTGATGATGTACGTGTCCATCATCGGCTTGCAGTTGTGGTTGGTGGTGGAGATGATCTACTGCTACAGGAAGATCTCCGCGGCTGGCGAGGAGGCGCTGAGAGAGAGCGC CTTGGGAAACAACTGGCGCAGGAACGGATTCTCACATCCACCTTCATCATCGCCATCCTCCCCACGTCACGCCAACAAGGATCCACGAAAGCCCCACTGA
- the scn1ba gene encoding sodium channel, voltage-gated, type I, beta a isoform X2, which produces MSAVRALPLMLAPLVLLMALQASTCGGACVEVDSDTEAVANQGFKLGCISCKMRGEVKATASVTWLFKADGDTDFSHLYSYEEQRGEVIDPRFANRLDWKGSKHTDDLQDGSIYITNVTYDDMGTYKCIFNRLLIYSNYVYETNHSKNITIKVVPRVTRGMASILSEVMMYVSIIGLQLWLVVEMIYCYRKISAAGEEALRESAAEYLAIASESKDNCAGVQVAE; this is translated from the exons CGTCGACGTGCGGCGGCGCGTGCGTGGAAGTGGACTCGGACACGGAGGCGGTGGCCAACCAGGGCTTCAAGCTGGGCTGCATCTCCTGCAAGATGAGGGGGGAAGTGAAGGCCACAGCCAGCGTCACCTGGTTGTTCAAGGCCGACGGCGACACCGACTTCTCCCAC CTGTACAGCTACGAGGAGCAGCGGGGTGAGGTGATAGACCCGCGTTTCGCCAACCGTCTGGACTGGAAAGGCAGCAAGCACACGGACGACCTTCAGGACGGCTCCATCTACATCACGAATGTGACGTACGACGACATGGGAACGTACAAGTGCATCTTCAACCGCCTTCTCATCTACTCCAACTACGTCTACGAGACCAACCACAGCAAGAACATCACGATCAAGGTGGTGCCGCGAG tGACGCGGGGTATGGCGTCCATCCTGTCGGAGGTGATGATGTACGTGTCCATCATCGGCTTGCAGTTGTGGTTGGTGGTGGAGATGATCTACTGCTACAGGAAGATCTCCGCGGCTGGCGAGGAGGCGCTGAGAGAGAGCGC gGCGGAGTATTTAGCGATAGCGTCGGAAAGTAAAGATAACTGTGCAGGCGTGCAAGTAGCAGAGTAG